Proteins found in one Bacteroidota bacterium genomic segment:
- a CDS encoding OmpW family outer membrane protein, whose amino-acid sequence MQYLYIVIFFVVLAQSAFGQQYYSDNSDYGSTIGVNRPENEGNKGKLSMGFNYNIAKPKGDFENYISANSLTGASIDLTYFATENLSLGVMAGYQYFTEKQEDVVTYGDDGFWKGTQFRNVFAVPVLAKADYHFINKSSFSAYVGSGAGVALIRKEIEVSKYISVESGAKFMLKPEMGVMLKIYENIFINIGVDYNHIFNAGSEGDLGYMGAAVGLVIR is encoded by the coding sequence ATGCAATACTTATATATAGTAATATTCTTTGTTGTATTGGCACAAAGCGCATTTGGGCAACAGTACTATTCTGATAATAGTGACTATGGGTCAACAATTGGAGTTAATAGGCCGGAGAACGAAGGCAATAAGGGGAAATTATCAATGGGCTTTAATTATAACATTGCAAAACCGAAAGGAGACTTCGAAAATTATATCAGTGCCAATTCTTTGACCGGAGCTTCAATTGATTTGACGTATTTTGCAACAGAAAATTTGTCGCTTGGAGTAATGGCCGGATATCAGTATTTTACGGAAAAACAGGAGGATGTAGTTACTTACGGTGATGACGGGTTTTGGAAAGGAACACAATTCAGAAATGTATTTGCAGTACCTGTTTTGGCAAAGGCGGATTATCATTTTATAAATAAAAGTTCATTTTCTGCTTATGTAGGCAGTGGAGCAGGGGTAGCATTGATCAGGAAAGAAATAGAAGTCAGTAAATATATATCCGTAGAATCGGGTGCTAAATTTATGCTTAAACCGGAGATGGGAGTAATGTTAAAGATCTATGAAAATATTTTCATAAATATAGGAGTAGATTACAACCATATATTTAACGCCGGTTCGGAAGGTGATTTGGGATATATGGGAGCTGCTGTTGGGCTTGTAATACGATAA
- a CDS encoding low molecular weight protein-tyrosine-phosphatase, which yields MSKKILMVCLGNICRSPLAEGILKSKVDDDIIVDSAGIDDYHSGELPDNRSMAIAKKNNIDISSQRARKIVAADFDKYDHIYAMDETNYNNLKTMAKTQEQRNKIFMIMNELHPGENIDVPDPYWGGEHGFSHVYAMLDEATDKILEKL from the coding sequence ATGTCGAAAAAGATATTAATGGTATGTCTGGGAAACATCTGTCGTTCCCCACTGGCAGAAGGAATATTGAAATCTAAAGTTGATGATGATATCATTGTTGATTCGGCAGGTATTGATGACTACCATAGTGGCGAACTTCCCGATAACAGATCGATGGCTATTGCCAAAAAAAACAATATTGATATTAGCAGTCAAAGAGCCAGAAAAATTGTTGCAGCCGATTTCGACAAGTACGATCACATATACGCTATGGACGAAACAAATTACAACAACCTAAAAACTATGGCCAAAACCCAAGAACAGCGAAACAAAATATTTATGATAATGAACGAACTTCATCCCGGTGAAAATATCGATGTCCCCGATCCTTACTGGGGAGGAGAACACGGATTTAGTCACGTTTATGCTATGCTCGATGAAGCTACTGATAAGATTTTGGAGAAATTGTAA
- a CDS encoding DUF4136 domain-containing protein yields the protein MIKKITFHIAFLAALIYAFTSCQKYYDKTYEDYDFVKLKYDNEVDFSRYKTYTLVDSIAFVRDTVYNGENGYPDFNIDMDKNTNGEYSKSVIAKVRENLNRMGLNELPEGSGEIPDLCVNISSMTLKQVSSYTWFPNDIYNPWWGGGSHWNNDYTWGVTNYYASNNGMLSIDMFDVLNAMRLRDGKMEVKSLWRGSFEGIVGPTSESYTQRVLGGVQDIFDYEGAF from the coding sequence ATGATAAAGAAAATTACTTTCCATATAGCATTTTTGGCGGCATTGATTTATGCGTTTACTTCGTGTCAGAAATATTATGATAAAACATATGAAGATTACGATTTTGTTAAGCTCAAATATGATAATGAGGTTGATTTTTCGAGATATAAAACTTATACATTGGTCGACTCTATAGCCTTTGTGCGCGATACAGTATACAATGGAGAAAATGGCTATCCGGATTTTAATATCGACATGGATAAAAATACAAACGGTGAGTATTCTAAATCTGTTATTGCAAAGGTTAGGGAGAATTTAAACAGAATGGGGTTGAATGAGCTTCCTGAAGGGAGTGGAGAAATACCTGATTTGTGTGTTAATATTTCTTCGATGACATTAAAGCAGGTTAGCAGTTATACCTGGTTTCCGAATGATATTTACAATCCGTGGTGGGGAGGTGGTTCTCATTGGAATAACGACTATACCTGGGGGGTGACAAATTATTACGCATCGAATAACGGGATGTTGTCGATAGATATGTTTGATGTATTGAATGCCATGCGTTTAAGAGATGGAAAGATGGAGGTGAAGTCGTTGTGGCGAGGCAGTTTTGAAGGTATTGTAGGCCCAACTTCTGAATCGTACACACAAAGAGTGTTGGGTGGAGTACAGGATATTTTCGATTACGAAGGGGCATTTTAG
- a CDS encoding SAM-dependent methyltransferase, whose amino-acid sequence MSANGKIYFIPVPLGNNDPKEVLPQSVFDTVEKLDEYIVENEKTARRFIKKICPSKDQSALKFHVLDKRTEAIEYSGFLSTVKEGKDIGLMSEAGTPGIADPGADIAHIAHEKGIQVVPLVGPSSILMAMLASGMNGQSFAFNGYLPIDKHDRKKAIKEYERRSLNSDQAQIFIETPYRNKNLFEDLKSGLNPNTDLCIAVDITLSTEFIKTKKVKTWNIKMLDFHKKP is encoded by the coding sequence ATGTCTGCAAACGGAAAAATATACTTCATACCTGTACCACTGGGCAATAACGATCCAAAAGAAGTCTTACCACAATCGGTTTTCGATACTGTCGAAAAACTTGATGAATACATTGTGGAAAACGAAAAAACTGCCCGCAGATTTATCAAAAAAATTTGCCCTTCGAAAGATCAGTCTGCCCTTAAATTTCATGTTTTAGACAAGAGAACCGAAGCTATAGAGTATTCGGGGTTTTTAAGCACGGTTAAAGAAGGAAAAGATATTGGATTAATGTCCGAAGCAGGAACTCCCGGAATAGCCGATCCCGGTGCGGATATAGCACACATCGCCCACGAAAAAGGAATTCAGGTAGTACCACTTGTGGGACCATCATCAATTCTCATGGCTATGCTGGCCTCAGGCATGAACGGTCAAAGCTTTGCATTTAACGGCTATTTACCGATCGACAAACACGATAGAAAAAAAGCTATTAAAGAATACGAAAGAAGATCGTTAAACTCCGATCAGGCACAAATTTTTATAGAAACACCATATAGAAATAAAAACCTGTTCGAAGATCTAAAATCCGGACTAAACCCAAACACAGATCTTTGCATAGCAGTAGACATCACACTAAGCACAGAATTTATAAAAACAAAAAAAGTAAAAACCTGGAATATAAAAATGCTGGACTTTCACAAAAAACC